In the Telopea speciosissima isolate NSW1024214 ecotype Mountain lineage chromosome 2, Tspe_v1, whole genome shotgun sequence genome, one interval contains:
- the LOC122650670 gene encoding uncharacterized protein LOC122650670 has product MSNPGLSFNRRIRDRAAGYVLIREDLYKKGKDDLLLKYVSLNEATLVMAEVHEGIYGAHQAGPKMRWLIRRYGYHCPSVMSDCVKYTKGCWACQTHGPVQRLPAAEFNPVVKPWPFQGWAMDLIGKILPPATWGHCFIIVATDYFTKWVEAVPMKGVSQTELIQFLKCHIIHRFGLPETVTCDNGSVFVGDEVVTFVAELGITFTHSTPYYAQGNGQAEASNNILKRCLSKVVDDNPQQWADMLSEVLWALRTSQRSSITTTPFALTYGHDVVLPVEVSVRSARVVFQQGLSPTTYNEAMMAKLDDLEEDSLAMLDRMQVQKKKIAAIYNKTVSLNHFQNGDLVLKIVLPVGAKDPRLGKWSPTWEGPFTICQVLKGRAYRL; this is encoded by the coding sequence ATGAGCAACCCAGGGCTGAGTTTCAACAGGCGAATACGTGATCGAGCAGCGGGATACGTTCTGATCAGAGAAGACTTGTacaagaaagggaaagatgacttGCTATTGAAATACGTCAGCCTAAATGAGGCCACGCTGGTAATGGCCGAAGTACATGAGGGCATCTACGGAGCTCACCAAGCGGGTCCTAAGATGAGGTGGTTAATCAGGCGCTATGGTTACCACTGCCCTTCAGTGATGTCAGATTGTGTCAAATATACAAAGGGTTGTTGGGCATGTCAGACCCATGGACCGGTGCAACGCCTACCAGCAGCAGAATTCAACCCCGTAGTGAAACCATGGCCATTTCAAGGATGGGCTATGGATCTGATCGGGAAAATTTTGCCACCAGCAACATGGGGGCATTGCTTCATCATTGTGGCAActgattacttcaccaagtgggtggaggcCGTGCCAATGAAGGGAGTCAGTCAGACCGAACTGATCCAATTCTTAAAGTGCCATATCATCCATAGATTCGGCCTCCCAGAGACTGTCACCTGTGATAATGGGAGCGTGTTCGTAGGGGATGAAGTGGTTACGTTTGTGGCTGAGCTAGGCATAACATTTACTCACTCTACCCCATACTATGCACAGGGCAATGGGCAGGCTGAAGCAAGCAACAACATCCTTAAGCGGTGCCTATCAAAGGTAGTCGATGACAACCCACAACAGTGGGCAGACATGCTCTCAGAGGTCCTGTGGGCGCTCAGGACGTCCCAACGAAGCAGCATCACCACCACACCTTTCGCCCTAACCTATGGCCATGATGTGGTGTTGCCAGTAGAGGTAAGCGTAAGGTCAGCAAGGGTGGTGTTCCAACAGGGACTCTCGCCAACCACCTACAACGAGGCTATGATGGCCAAGCTTGATGACCTGGAGGAGGATAGTTTGGCTATGCTGGACAGGATGCAggtccagaagaagaagatcgcGGCCATCTACAATAAGACGGTCAGTTTGAATCATTTCCAGAATGGAGATTTGGTCCTAAAGATCGTACTTCCTGTCGGGGCGAAGGATCCCAGGTTGGGAAAATGGTCCCCAACGTGGGAAGGACCATTTACGATCTGTCAAGTACTAAAAGGCAGGGCGTATAGACTGTAA